From the genome of Pseudoliparis swirei isolate HS2019 ecotype Mariana Trench chromosome 1, NWPU_hadal_v1, whole genome shotgun sequence:
ctcacctggtctacccgtctcacctggtctatCTGCCTCTGCTGGTCCTGGACGCTGGGGGTGTGgctgtgggggggcggggctctcTGGAGCCTGAAGGCGGAGTCACAGAAGTTCCCGTCTCCCTCCACGTTGTGGAGCGACTCCCAGAccagagcctcctcctgcaggaagcCCTGGTCCGTCACCAGCAGGTACAGGTggccctgaggggggggggttagccacaggcaggggtgtgtgtgcgtgcgtgcgtgcgtgcgtgcgtgcggctCCACCTGGTGTTTGATCATGGTACTGAAGTGGTTGTTCCTGAAGAACACGGAGAGTTCTCCTTCTGCCGCCGTGGAGCTGAGTTCACACAGACCGTGGTACGACAGCTGGGTGGCCGTGGCCTCCAGGAACTGCTCCGCCACCAGGCCTGCACACAGGGGCGTTAGAGgcctctatacaaccagaggagccccctggtgggcaGGAGGgggaatgcagcttcaacacatgaagcatagacttctatacaaccagagtgtTACCTTCACTGACTCTGCTGCTGTCGGCTGAGTGTTTGTAGTCGATGATTTTCTCCACCAGCTGGTTGTAGCTCAGCTTCCCAACAGACGCCTCCGTCTCTGGACTCTGAACAAGGGGaaggtggtcacacacacacacacacacacacacacacacacacacacctgtgggtCCACCAGCCAGCCGTGCAGCAGTGGGATGTTCAGCAGGTCGAACACGATGCATTCAGGCGTATACTCAAAGTCCGTCACGCCGGTGAAACGAACGTTGACGTCCAGACCGGTGGAGAGTTTGGGGAGCACGGCCATGGCATCACTCatgttctacacacacacacacacacacacacacacacacacacacacacacacacacacacacacacacacacacacacacacacacacacacacacacacacacacacacacacacacacacacacacgtttcagaTTTCCTTCCTGCACTTTACTCAGTCATCTGGTTTCTTGTgagtctaaatgtgtgtgtgtgtgtgtctgtgtgtatctgtttgtatatgtgtatatgtgtgtgtgtgtgtctttgtgtatatatatgtgtgtgtatgtgtgtgtctttgtgtatatatgtgtgtgtgtgtgtctttgtgtatatatgtatgtgtatatgtgtgtgtctttgtgtatatgtgtgtgtgtgtctttgtatatatgtgtgtgtgtgtctttgtgtatatatgtgactttgtgtatatatgtgtgtgtgtctgtgtgtgtgtatgtgtatatgtgtgtgtgtctttgtgtatatatgtgtgtgtatgtgtatatgtgtgtgtgtgtctttgtgtatatatgtgtgtgtgtgtgtgtgtgtatatgtgtgtgtgtgtgtctttgtgtatatatgtatgtgtatgtgtgtgtgtgtgtgtctttgtgtatatatgtgtgtgtctttgtgtatatgtgtgtgtctttgtgtatatgtgtgtgtgtatatatgtgtgtgtctttgtgtatatgtgtgtgtgtgtgtgtctttgtgtatatatgtgtgtctttgtgtatatatgtgtgtgtgtgtgtatatgtgtgtgtctgtgtgtatatgtgtgtatctgtttgtatatgtgtatatgtgtgtgtgtgtgtgtgtctttgtgtatatatatgtgtgtgtatgtgtatatgtgtgtgtctttgtgtatatatgtgtatgtgtatatgtgtgtgtgtgtgtgtctttgtgtatatgtatatgtgtgtgtgtgtctttgtgtatatgtgtgtgtgtgtgtgtgtatatgtgtctttgtgtatatgtgtgtgtgtgtctgtgtgtatatgtgtgtgtgtatgtgtatatgtgtgtgtgtgtgtgtgtgtgtatgtatatgtgtctttgtgtagtgtatatatgtgtgtgtgtgtctttgtgtatatgtgtgtgtgtatgtgtatatgtgtgtgtgtgtgtgtgtgtgtgtgtgtatttatgtgtgtgtctttgtatatatgtgtgtgtgtatatgtgtgtgtctttgtgtatatatgtgtgtgtctttgtgtatatgtgtgtgtctttgtgtatatgtgtgtgtgtgtgtctttgtgtatatgtgtgtgtgtgtgtgtgtgtatatgtgtgtgtgtgtgtatatgtgtgtgtgtgtgtatgtgtatatgtgtgtgtgtgtgtctttgtgtatatatgtgtgtgtgtgtctttgtgtatatgtgtgtgtgtctttgtgtatatgtgtgtgtctttgtgtatatatgtgtgtgtgtctttgtgtatatatgtgtgtgtgtgtgtatatgtgtgtgtgtgtctttgtgtatatatgtgtgtgtctttgtgtatatgtgtgtgtgtgtacctgttggAAGTTGAGCTCCATCCCGTCAGTCTTCTCTCTGGGTgtaacagacaacacacactctcctgtaacacacacacacacacacaggttgatgTTCTGTTGTCAGCATTATGctggcctctgattggccggcGGCTCGGACTCACCCAGGTGAGCCATCAGGTCCTCCGTGGTGACGACCTCCGTCTGGGCCGGGAGCTTCGCCTGAAACACAAAGTACAAATACCACGAGTATTCAGGGAGTACTTCCTGCTGCCGTGGTAGTGTTCATATCCTCCAGTAATGCGcgcctgtccctttaagaggagCCTACCTTCCAGCGCAGGAACAGCGTGTTCAttatggccagcagggggcagggcCCGTTCTCGCTCTGCGTGACGATCggcgtcttcttctccttccaggTGATCCACTTCACCAGGTAGTAGGCCGGCGTGGACGGCCCCGCCCCCAAGGAGGCGGAGCCCCCAGGAGTGGGAGGGGCCACAGAGCCCCCTGTGGACGGGAGGACAActacagtcatatacacacggGAAGTATCGACATCTTTACTGcagtaaatatacatatatatatatatacacacacacaaatatatatacatatccacacacacatttatatacataatatatatacacacacacaaatatatatacatatataatatatacacacacacatttatatacataatatatatacacacacaaatatatatacatatatatatatatagaagaatagataaagttctttattttctgtaatgcaattaaaaaattattaaatattaaaagaataaaaggcttgcaatatcagttgatttgtaatgaatccagaatgcatgacatttttgttgttttaattgcattacagaaaataaagaactttttcacaatattctaattttctgagacagtcctgtatatatatacacacacacacaaatttatatacatatatattagggctgtgaaacgagtaacatttttaatcaggttaatcacaggtttttgtggattaatcatgattaatcacatattaccgatattctcggtatattttgtgagaacatagagatttatgacaaaagatggatatatacatttatacattcttctatacaatggtgctgcaactcagcagttatttagcagttttcttccatatggaacattaatacatcttcatcctaaacagaatgtttaaccctcctgttacctttcgggtcaatttgaccccattcaatgtttaatgtcggtgttctttggggtcaatttgaccccaggctgtttttcactgtgtcaaacatataagaaatatcaacttttttatttatttaaagggctatttaggtagtcaacaaacaaacataaagtacctcacacttaaacttgggaagcaatattaattctaataattttctggaggttttaattgctggggtcaaatatgttagtaaatgtaaaggtaacaggaggttaaacagaacatgtttctcttgtttgtcaaccattaactccaccatgatacaatctaaaggcctctagtcttcctctagcagctgctgaggcaaactgactgtgtgggttttcttcatgaactgggccgtgatgaaagggacggcggggacaccgctgcaaagctgaaacctcaccggcacggacaggtggacagattgacaagtgacttttgtttgcTCGGTCCTGGCGCGCGCTATGCtaacggagctctgtggcgcagtggagagatcgataagtgttaacgcaacgccaagagacagaaatgacatgctgctgtggagatacgatcaacaacagacgtttggtttaataaaagaacaaagacgtgtttcagagaacatgtcaggggcggccaatctctttaatgtcatgcgatctaccgacactacgccgcgatcgactggcaggtcgcgatcgacgtgttgagaccctgatctacaggaagtaaaagtcgtcacaaggtttccggaggtgaacctgcggaaggatcattaccgatgaacagaccgtctgcatgagagcggacagagttcagattgaagtggtggattggaagctcattttgcacatgcgttaaatgcgttaaaaaaactaactaattaatcctgtaatttaatcataacgcgttatttttcacagcactaatatatatataatatatacacacacacaaatatatatacatatataatatatatacacacaaatatatatacacacacacatttatatacataatatatatacacacacacaaatatatatacatatatatatacacacacatttatatatatattagggctgtgaaactattacaatttgagagacgaccaacaacagacggactggaagctcattctgcgcatgcgttaaatgcatttaaaaaaaacaactaattaatcctgtaatttaattaacgcgttatttttcacagcactaatatatatatatatatacatatgtatatatatatacatatatatacacacacacatatacacacatacatatgtgtgtgtgtatatatgtatatacacacacacatatatacatatatattagtgctgtgaaaaataacgcgttaactcagttaattaaattacaggattaactgtgttctgttattggacttctgtgctagccactgCTTGTCTATtacgaacaccatgttcgaacataaggtggttcataagtgtacttggtaccagaacaccttaggccggagatcgatgatcgactttataatcgtatcatctgatctgcggccgtatgtcttggacactcgggtgaagagaggagcagagctgtcaactgatcaccacctggtggtgagttggatcagatggcaggggagtcggccagagacctggcaagcccaaacgtaGTGCaggtgaactgggaacgtctggtggaggaccctgtccgggaggtcttcaactcccacctccggatgaacttctcaaacatcccgagggaggttggggacatggaATCAAggtggaccatgttcaaagcctctatgCTGGACGTGGCCGATCGGAGCTGTGGTCGGACGGTCCTCAGTGCCTGTCATGGCGGCAATCCAAGAACCCgtggtggacaccggggtcAGGGAAGCCtggctgaagaaggaggcctaccGGCTGCCTGGCATGGAGGAGTtcgggaggccatggagaaggactttcagTCGGCCTCAAAGTgttctggcaaaccgtccgacggctcaggaaggaAAGCAGGGTTCACCCCAGGCTGTCCTCAGCgtggggagctgctgacccggatGGGGACATCACGGACGGTGGAAAGaacactttgaggaactccCAACCGCCAACATGTCCCTCTAGaggggcagtgcctgtagacttgggggtCGACCAATAtcctggcagaggccgctaaggttgttaaaagctccttggtggcaaggccgaggtggatgagatccgccctgagatgtTGAAGGCGctgacattgttgggctgtcttggctgacacgccttcaatgtcgcatggggtcaggaacagtgcccttggactggcagaccgggtgGTGgttcattttcaaaaaggggaccggagagtgctcaactatcgtggaatcacacttctcagcctccctgggaaagtttatgccagggtactgaAAGGAGGCtcgaccgctggtcgaacctcggattcaagaccagcagtgcggattccatccggtcgtggaactgtggaccagctcttcaccctcaagggtcctcgaggggtcctgggagtttgcccaaccagtcttcatgtgttttgtggacttgaGAAGGCTTTCACCGGGTCCCTCGGAATTGTTGTGGGGGTGCTGCGGGGttatggggttccggacccgttgctacgggctatccgggctgtacgcctgcagtaggagctgtgtccgcatcctcggcagtaagtcagacacgcctcgtgggtgttggtctccgccagggctgccctttatcaccgggtcctgtttgtgattttcatggacaggatatctaggcgcagcctggggtggagcaggtcaggtttggggtcttgggatcgctttctcttctgtttgcagatgatgtggtcctgttagcatcctcagaccgtgacctccgcactcactggggcgtttgCTGCCgagtgaagcggcagggatgagagtcagcaccgccaaatctgaggccgtGGTGCTCTGCGGAAACCGTGGattgctcctccaggtggggacagagcgccccaagcgaaggagttcaagtatctcgggtcttgttcacgagtgaggtaagatggagcggagatcgacaggcggatcggtgcggctgcagcagtaaaacaggcgctgtaccggtctgtcttggtgaagagagagctgagccgaaaggcgaagcgctcaatttactggtcggtctacgttccaatcctcacctatggtcacgaacttt
Proteins encoded in this window:
- the mindy1 gene encoding ubiquitin carboxyl-terminal hydrolase MINDY-1 isoform X1; protein product: MAESAGGVAKELLLTTLQVPSNAAGPLPATLQKEEGKEEKEEEEEEEKEEEATPTPPDSSSLSSENWTITAVTTEEESLSALLGQVETAGAEPGLDQDQDQDQEESSTDSASFSMPSPELSAGAEAAGKALDVEDGLGGRGCSPSTEDPGLKDQDPGLKDQVPGLKDQVPPEAAVVLPSTGGSVAPPTPGGSASLGAGPSTPAYYLVKWITWKEKKTPIVTQSENGPCPLLAIMNTLFLRWKAKLPAQTEVVTTEDLMAHLGECVLSVTPREKTDGMELNFQQNMSDAMAVLPKLSTGLDVNVRFTGVTDFEYTPECIVFDLLNIPLLHGWLVDPQSPETEASVGKLSYNQLVEKIIDYKHSADSSRVSEGLVAEQFLEATATQLSYHGLCELSSTAAEGELSVFFRNNHFSTMIKHQGHLYLLVTDQGFLQEEALVWESLHNVEGDGNFCDSAFRLQRAPPPHSHTPSVQDQQRQIDQDYLVAVSLQQQQGGAPGPLSDLELAQQLQQEEYQQQQQQEQQPQQQQQQQGSQQVRVQGSQQGGGARRREKDSDCVVL
- the mindy1 gene encoding ubiquitin carboxyl-terminal hydrolase MINDY-1 isoform X2 — protein: MAESAGGVAKELLLTTLQVPSNAAGPLPATLQKEEGKEEKEEEEEEEKEEEATPTPPDSSSLSSENWTITAVTTEEESLSALLGQVETAGAEPGLDQDQDQDQEESSTDSASFSMPSPELSAGAEAAGKALDVEDGLGGRGCSPSTEDPGLKDQDPGLKDQVPGLKDQVPPEAAGGSVAPPTPGGSASLGAGPSTPAYYLVKWITWKEKKTPIVTQSENGPCPLLAIMNTLFLRWKAKLPAQTEVVTTEDLMAHLGECVLSVTPREKTDGMELNFQQNMSDAMAVLPKLSTGLDVNVRFTGVTDFEYTPECIVFDLLNIPLLHGWLVDPQSPETEASVGKLSYNQLVEKIIDYKHSADSSRVSEGLVAEQFLEATATQLSYHGLCELSSTAAEGELSVFFRNNHFSTMIKHQGHLYLLVTDQGFLQEEALVWESLHNVEGDGNFCDSAFRLQRAPPPHSHTPSVQDQQRQIDQDYLVAVSLQQQQGGAPGPLSDLELAQQLQQEEYQQQQQQEQQPQQQQQQQGSQQVRVQGSQQGGGARRREKDSDCVVL